From Thunnus albacares chromosome 22, fThuAlb1.1, whole genome shotgun sequence, the proteins below share one genomic window:
- the LOC122974486 gene encoding leishmanolysin-like peptidase 2, whose product MTLPPSQRLWVGMLVVLVVVVVVELPGALQKCIFDEVQAQVRVVGVAPIDPDSPPSLRALTGQEHPSEQQTTHPGLKASALQAVNQRNTLEELAPPTAASPQPIRIRTWIPRESASLSEAEKDRLEAAVKEAVRMVSSLLSVDRVPGPLLLSRDINKYCKFLWRNSSTINYNRCGRANNNYRSETCLDVTIPDDHLAGCDVYPEADSPRRTVLRPEGAGLPDTDFLLYLHIQATDKCRAETNVLAYAVHCQMDTHGRPVAGVVVICRERLTGATYSHQTTVQTVIHELFHTLGFSKDLFHTWRDCSSSSQGGVGCSPRGKVTHTDGSGQMRIYTPSVISALQKHLASTDPELGGPLENLDVPPGGVSSHWESRLLQGSIMAAVLGDSTTVRIDPVTLAALQDTGWYAVNLSQAQSLVWGDGEGAMFGSVSTCQNNSSTFFCTGGGLGCHYLHLHKGECQTDQYLEKCRVYKPLKNGSECWKKENARQSAVEDWSGEIFGFDSRCFFSSLNRQSHFLLSSSSAEGRCYRHRCTGPNRYQIQVSGSEWVDCPAGGSIQIKGYQGLVFCPDRKLCLYADITPPSDDVNASPASNTSDPYETLPSTQDGTWSSLRPPTEFTVATVLCFTAAVCLLAAVMVSYRKCCSYRVRIHTVPEDHSDL is encoded by the exons ATGACTTTGCCTCCATCCCAGAGACTCTGGGTGGGGATGCTGGTGGTGCtcgtggtggtggtggtggttgagCTCCCTGGAGCCCTGCAGAAGTGCATCTTTGATGAGGTTCAGGCTCAGGTCAGAGTGGTCGGAGTTGCACCCATCGACCCAGACAGCCCACCCAGTCTCAGAGCCCTGACCGGGCAAGAGCACCCATCTGAGCAACAAACCACTCATCCAGGACTGAAGGCATCAGCTCTGCAAGCAGTGAATCAGAGGAACACCCTGGAAGAGTTAGCCCCGCCCACTGCTGCCTCCCCACAGCCAATCAGGATCCGGACCTGGATTCCAAGAGAGAGTGCCAGCCTATCAGAGGCTGAGAAAGACAGGCTGGAGGCAGCTGTGAAAGAGGCTGTGAGGATGGTGTCTTCTTTACTCTCAG TTGACAGAGTACCGGGCCCTTTGCTGCTCAGCAGAGACATCAACAAGTACTGCAAGTTTCTATGGAGGAACTCAAGCACTATTAACTACAACAG GTGTGGTAGAGCCAACAACAACTACAGATCTGAGACCTGTCTGGATGTGACA ATCCCAGATGATCATCTTGCTGGATGTGATGTATATCCAGAGGCAGATTCACCTCGCAGGACTGTTCTCAGACCTGAAGGTGCTGGACTCCCTGACACCGACTTCCTGCTTTACCTCCACATACAGGCCACCGACAAGTGTAGAGCAGAG ACTAACGTGTTGGCGTATGCTGTCCACTGCCAGATGGACACCCATGGTCGACCTGTGGCTGGGGTAGTGGTCATCTGCAGGGAGAGACTAACAGGAGCCACATACAGTCACCAGACTACTGTACAG actGTGATCCACGAGCTGTTTCATACACTTGGTTTCTCTAAAGATCTTTTCCACACCTGGAGAGActgttcctcctcttctcaag GGGGTGTTGGCTGTTCTCCTCGCGGGAAAGTGACTCACACTGATGGATCAGGCCAGATGAGGATCTACACCCCGTCTGTTATCTCAGCCCTGCAGAAGCACCTGGCATCCACAGACCCCGAACTTGGAGGGCCACTGGAAAACCTG gATGTACCTCCAGGCGGTGTGTCCTCTCACTGGGAGTCCCGGCTCCTGCAGGGGTCCATCATGGCTGCGGTGCTGGGGGACTCGACCACAGTCCGGATAGACCCGGTCACCTTGGCTGCGTTACAGGACACAGGCTGGTACGCTGTCAACCTGAGCCAGGCACAGAGTCTGGTCTGGGGAGACG GTGAAGGAGCTATGTTTGGCTCTGTGTCAACCTGTCAGAACAACTCCTCAACCTTTTTCTGCACTGGCGG TGGACTTGGGTGTCATTATCTTCACCTCCACAAGGGAGAGTGCCAGACTGATCAATACCTGGAGAAGTGTCGCGTGTACAAACCCCTCAAGAATGGA AGTGAGTgttggaaaaaggaaaatgccAGACAGTCAGCTGTAGAGGACTGGAGCGGGGAGATCTTTGGCTTTGATAGTCGCTGTTTCTTCTCAAGCCtgaacagacag AGTCACTTTCTCTTGTCCAGCAGCTCTGCAGAGGGTCGCTGTTACAGACACAGGTGCACTGGACCTAACAGGTACCAGATCCAGGTGTCTGGCTCTGAATGGGTGGACTGTCCAGCAGGAGGCTCCATTCAG ATAAAAGGATACCAGGGTTTAGTTTTCTGCCCTGACAGGAAGTTATGTCTGTACGCTGACATTACTCCTCCCTCAGATGATGTCAACGCATCTCCTGCTTCTAACACAAG TGATCCCTATGAGACTTTACCGTCTACCCAGGATGGGACCTGGTCTTCCCTCAGACCTCCTACAGAGTTCACTGTGGCCACAGTGCTCtgcttcactgctgctgtgtgtctcctGGCTGCAGTCATGGTGTCTTACAGGAAATGTTGCTCCTACAGGGTCAGGATCCACACTGTCCCAGAGGATCACAGTGACCTGTAG
- the LOC122973504 gene encoding uncharacterized protein LOC122973504 — MGTNQSKTPKNGWTGDAKCMYTMNEESVQYLDKWKKKYKFKGGLYAEDCKKLCEEIAKACKGDEKREKKEGLLQAYLWLEQAKMSMAQVKQQDDDGTNAVASSVVLHSVVVKQVQDTAPIPGLASSSPPTTQRAPPPYQEGAAAWEQISGIIEGLNRLSLNSPVSQKVQPVPSLYLDLTKLSGEERSATDPPISSRTRQHCDLSQKKLSDLVEPPIELPNPRQGEGQPDSVFCNWTKEDLRKAVDGIPHPRKDVQAYINKIYGLYNSYRLNGEEMTKCLRQSLTTDWATVNVDWRPMGANGEPLLWDRDRTRGLGPQLNQMADTLRETFGRRNDWAEIDTVVQEEKETVAQYAARLMEAFNGHSGLEPRIGDRVNPHYESQLTSRLLRGLKPQIANWIKKHLVGWEGEQRRVILAHAKHAEKVLENRDKKHKNVKVFHNDGENDDGCLSSSESCRKEIICYRCGKRGHIARECRSPMPAADTGRGGGQGGGRGRRGRGGRGGGRREKREHDDREKDEEQDF; from the exons ATGGGTACAAATCAAAGCAAAACCCCGAAAAATGGGTGGACGGGGGATGCAAAATGTATGTACAcgatgaatgaagagagcgtGCAGTATCTTGacaaatggaagaagaaatataagttTAAAGGGGGACTGTATGCAGAGGACTGTAAAAAACTGTGTGAAGAAATAGCCAAGGCGTGCAAAGGGGATGAAAAACGAGAGAAAAAGGAAGGGCTGTTACAGGCATACTTGTGGCTAGAACAGGCAAAGA TGTCTATGGCCCAAGTAAAACAACAAGATGATGATGGAACTAATGCTGTGGCAAGCTCTGTTGTCTTGCACTCTGTTGTTGTTAAACAGGTACAGGACACCGCTCCGATCCCCGGCCTCGCGTCATCCTCGCCTCCGACCACACAGCGTGCCCCGCCACCGTACCAGGAAGGAGCCGCAGCTTGGGAACAGATAAGTGGAATCATAGAGGGTTTAAACAGATTGAGCCTGAATAGCCCTGTATCTCAAAAAGTTCAACCTGTACCATCTCTCTATCTTGATCTGACCAAATTAAGTGGGGAGGAGAGGTCTGCAACAGATCCTCCGATATCAAGCAGAACCAGACAACATTGTGACCTGTCACAGAAAAAACTGTCCGATTTAGTAGAGCCACCGATTGAACTGCCGAATCCCAGACAAGGGGAAGGGCAACCTGattctgttttctgtaattGGACAAAGGAGGACTTGAGAAAGGCAGTAGATGGGATTCCTCATCCACGTAAAGATGTGCAAGCatacatcaataaaatatatggGCTGTATAATAGCTATAGGCTAAACGGGGAAGAAATGACTAAATGTCTCAGGCAAAGTTTGACTACTGATTGGGCGACTGTAAATGTTGATTGGAGACCTATGGGGGCAAACGGGGAGCCGCTCCTGTGGGACCGAGATAGAACACGCGGGCTCGGTCCACAGCTGAACCAAATGGCAGATACTCTTCGGGAAACATTTGGCCGGAGAAATGATTGGGCTGAGATTGATACTGTGGtacaggaggaaaaagagacagTAGCACAATATGCTGCCAGGCTCATGGAAGCATTTAATGGACACAGTGGGCTGGAGCCGCGAATCGGAGATAGGGTTAATCCACACTACGAGTCGCAGTTAACATCCCGCCTTCTGAGGGGTTTAAAACCACAGATTGCAAATTGGATAAAAAAACATCTGGTCGGATGggaaggagagcagagaagGGTTATTCTCGCACATGCTAAACACGCTGAAAAAGTTCTGGAAAATagagacaagaaacacaaaaacgTAAAGGTGTTTCATAATGACGGTGAGAATGATGATGGTTGCCTTTCCTCTTCTGAGTCCTGCAGGAAGGAAATTATTTGCTATCGCTGTGGGAAAAGGGGCCACATCGCCAGAGAATGCAGAAGTCCCATGCCAGCTGCGGACACCGGGCGGGGCGGAGGTCAAGGCGGTGGACGGGGCAGGAGAGGACGCGGGGGCCGTGGAGGCGGtcggagagagaaaagagaacatGATGACAGGGAGAAGGATGAGGAGCAGGACTTCTGA
- the LOC122973509 gene encoding uncharacterized protein LOC122973509 isoform X3, translating to MASKRTKRKRDAKHLKSDSTSEEKKKKEEKEKCYDPEDSTLKFVDREDEMDFLCIGYKSRRALMSCGHAVTPMSLTDWCRHLLDQEVCKMALLTPEEMREFGKKMFNNSQDVKSCPGCKSRVMRADLNDLSVLCSVCTADKKKVYRFCCQCSREWKGPFPRSDRCKNDGCINLQVETLRKCPEIIFKDVKDVTGCPSIRACPTCGQLVEHNTKLCKSIICRRCKVKFCFVCLNLFEGCRRTSLIYGPCLSGVAPRQTSIPVWKLR from the exons ATGGCCTCAAAACGGACAAAAAGAAAACGTGATGCTAAACATCTAAAGAGTGATTCAACAtctgaggagaagaagaagaaggaggagaaggagaagtgTTATGACCCTGAAGACTCAACACTTAAATTTGTCGATCGGGAGGATGAAATGGATT TTTTGTGCATTGGTTACAAGTCTCGCAGAGCGCTGATGTCATGTGGTCATGCTGTCACTCCGATGTCTCTCACCGACTGGTGTCGCCACTTGTTGGATCAG GAGGTTTGTAAAATGGCTCTTCTGACCCCTGAAGAAATGAGGGAGTttggaaagaaaatgttcaacaaTTCTCAGGATGTCAAATCA TGTCCTGGCTGCAAGTCTCGTGTGATGAGAGCTGACCTGAATGATCTGAGTGTCCTCTGCTCAGTTTGCACAGCTGACAAAAAGAAGGTCTACAGATTCTGCTGTCAGTGCTCAAGGGAATGGAAAGGTCCATTTCCACGTTCAGATCGTTGTAAAAATGATGGCTGCATCAATCTGCAAGTTGAAACACTGAGAAAGTGTCCAGAGATCATCTTTAAGGATGTGAAGGATGTCACTGGCTGTCCCTCCATCCGTGCCTGTCCCACCTGTGGCCAACTGGTGGAGCACAACACAAAACTGTGTAAAAGCATCATCTGTCGCCGATGTAAAGTGAAgttctgttttgtgtgtctgaatcTCTTTGAAGGGTGTCGGAGGACAAGTTTAATTTATGGGCCTTGCCTCAGTGGTGTCGCCCCCAGACAAACCTCTATACCTGTGTGGAAGTTAAGATAA
- the LOC122973509 gene encoding probable E3 ubiquitin-protein ligase RNF144A isoform X2 gives MASKRTKRKRDAKHLKSDSTSEEKKKKEEKEKCYDPEDSTLKFVDREDEMDFLCIGYKSRRALMSCGHAVTPMSLTDWCRHLLDQGETRFKCGQTDCDVVWSLKEVCKMALLTPEEMREFGKKMFNNSQDVKSCPGCKSRVMRADLNDLSVLCSVCTADKKKVYRFCCQCSREWKGPFPRSDRCKNDGCINLQVETLRKCPEIIFKDVKDVTGCPSIRACPTCGQLVEHNTKLCKSIICRRCKVKFCFVCLNLFEGCRRTSLIYGPCLSGVAPRQTSIPVWKLR, from the exons ATGGCCTCAAAACGGACAAAAAGAAAACGTGATGCTAAACATCTAAAGAGTGATTCAACAtctgaggagaagaagaagaaggaggagaaggagaagtgTTATGACCCTGAAGACTCAACACTTAAATTTGTCGATCGGGAGGATGAAATGGATT TTTTGTGCATTGGTTACAAGTCTCGCAGAGCGCTGATGTCATGTGGTCATGCTGTCACTCCGATGTCTCTCACCGACTGGTGTCGCCACTTGTTGGATCAG GGTGAGACCAGATTTAAATGTGGTCAAACTGACTGTGATGTTGTATGGTCCCTCAAGGAGGTTTGTAAAATGGCTCTTCTGACCCCTGAAGAAATGAGGGAGTttggaaagaaaatgttcaacaaTTCTCAGGATGTCAAATCA TGTCCTGGCTGCAAGTCTCGTGTGATGAGAGCTGACCTGAATGATCTGAGTGTCCTCTGCTCAGTTTGCACAGCTGACAAAAAGAAGGTCTACAGATTCTGCTGTCAGTGCTCAAGGGAATGGAAAGGTCCATTTCCACGTTCAGATCGTTGTAAAAATGATGGCTGCATCAATCTGCAAGTTGAAACACTGAGAAAGTGTCCAGAGATCATCTTTAAGGATGTGAAGGATGTCACTGGCTGTCCCTCCATCCGTGCCTGTCCCACCTGTGGCCAACTGGTGGAGCACAACACAAAACTGTGTAAAAGCATCATCTGTCGCCGATGTAAAGTGAAgttctgttttgtgtgtctgaatcTCTTTGAAGGGTGTCGGAGGACAAGTTTAATTTATGGGCCTTGCCTCAGTGGTGTCGCCCCCAGACAAACCTCTATACCTGTGTGGAAGTTAAGATAA
- the LOC122973507 gene encoding probable E3 ubiquitin-protein ligase RNF144A-A isoform X1: MGSGQTKNKPDATNLKIDLTSEEKKTKKEMEKETEKETEKCYDPEDSTLRFVDREDEMDFLCIGYESLRALMSCGHAVTPMSLTDWCRHLLDQGECRFVCGQTDCDVEWSFEEVCEMALLTPEEMDDFEKKMINNSKEYFYVKTCPGCKSSVMRADLNDLSVLCSVCTADKKKVYRFCCQCSREWKGPFPRSDCCENDGCINLQVETLRKCPEIIFEDVKDVTGCPSFRACPTCGQLLEHDKTQCKNIVCPRCKVEFCFVCLKVTDECLESSEHYEPCSSGVAPRQTSIPVWKRII; encoded by the exons ATGGGCTCAggacagacaaaaaacaaacctgatgCTACCAATCTAAAGATTGATTTAACATCCGAggagaagaagacgaagaaggAGATGGAGAAGGAGACGGAGAAGGAGACGGAGAAGTGTTATGATCCTGAAGACTCAACACTTAGATTTGTTGATCGGGAGGATGAAATGGATT TTTTGTGCATTGGTTACGAGTCTCTCAGAGCGCTGATGTCCTGTGGTCATGCTGTCACTCCGATGTCTCTCACCGACTGGTGTCGCCACTTGTTGGATCAG GGTGAGTGCAGATTTGTCTGTGGTCAAACTGACTGTGATGTTGAATGGTCTTTCGAGGAGGTTTGTGAAATGGCTCTTCTGACCCCTGAAGAAATGGACgactttgaaaagaaaatgatcaacaaTTCTAAGGAATACTTTTATGTCAAAACA TGTCCTGGCTGCAAGTCCTCTGTGATGAGAGCTGACCTGAATGATCTGAGTGTCCTCTGCTCAGTTTGCACAGCTGACAAAAAGAAGGTCTACAGATTCTGCTGTCAGTGCTCGAGAGAATGGAAAGGTCCATTTCCACGTTCAGACTGCTGTGAAAATGACGGCTGCATCAATCTGCAAGTTGAAACACTGAGAAAGTGTCCAGAGATCATCTTTGAGGATGTGAAGGATGTCACTGGTTGTCCCTCCTTCCGTGCCTGTCCCACCTGTGGCCAACTGCTGGAGCATGACAAAACTCAGTGTAAAAACATCGTCTGTCCCCGATGTAAGGTGGAGTtctgctttgtgtgtctgaagGTCACTGATGAATGTTTGGAGTCCAGTGAACATTACGAGCCATGCTCCAGTGGTGTCGCCCCCAGACAAACCTCTATACCTGTGTGGAAGAGGATAATCTAA
- the LOC122973507 gene encoding probable E3 ubiquitin-protein ligase RNF144A-A isoform X3 — protein MDSKQTKRKRDATDLNSDLTSEEKKKKKEKCYDPEDLTLEFVDQEDEMDFLCIGYESLRALMSCGHAVTPMSLTDWCRHLLDQGECRFVCGQTDCDVEWSFEEVCEMALLTPEEMDDFEKKMINNSKEYFYVKTCPGCKSSVMRADLNDLSVLCSVCTADKKKVYRFCCQCSREWKGPFPRSDCCENDGCINLQVETLRKCPEIIFEDVKDVTGCPSFRACPTCGQLLEHDKTQCKNIVCPRCKVEFCFVCLKVTDECLESSEHYEPCSSGVAPRQTSIPVWKRII, from the exons ATGGactcaaaacagacaaaaagaaaacgtGATGCTACAGATCTAAACAGCGATTTAACAtctgaggagaagaagaagaagaaggagaagtgTTATGACCCTGAAGACTTAACACTTGAATTTGTCGATCAGGAGGATGAAATGGATT TTTTGTGCATTGGTTACGAGTCTCTCAGAGCGCTGATGTCCTGTGGTCATGCTGTCACTCCGATGTCTCTCACCGACTGGTGTCGCCACTTGTTGGATCAG GGTGAGTGCAGATTTGTCTGTGGTCAAACTGACTGTGATGTTGAATGGTCTTTCGAGGAGGTTTGTGAAATGGCTCTTCTGACCCCTGAAGAAATGGACgactttgaaaagaaaatgatcaacaaTTCTAAGGAATACTTTTATGTCAAAACA TGTCCTGGCTGCAAGTCCTCTGTGATGAGAGCTGACCTGAATGATCTGAGTGTCCTCTGCTCAGTTTGCACAGCTGACAAAAAGAAGGTCTACAGATTCTGCTGTCAGTGCTCGAGAGAATGGAAAGGTCCATTTCCACGTTCAGACTGCTGTGAAAATGACGGCTGCATCAATCTGCAAGTTGAAACACTGAGAAAGTGTCCAGAGATCATCTTTGAGGATGTGAAGGATGTCACTGGTTGTCCCTCCTTCCGTGCCTGTCCCACCTGTGGCCAACTGCTGGAGCATGACAAAACTCAGTGTAAAAACATCGTCTGTCCCCGATGTAAGGTGGAGTtctgctttgtgtgtctgaagGTCACTGATGAATGTTTGGAGTCCAGTGAACATTACGAGCCATGCTCCAGTGGTGTCGCCCCCAGACAAACCTCTATACCTGTGTGGAAGAGGATAATCTAA
- the LOC122973507 gene encoding probable E3 ubiquitin-protein ligase ARI5 isoform X2, producing MGSGQTKNKPDATNLKIDLTSEEKKTKKEMEKETEKETEKCYDPEDSTLRFVDREDEMDFLYIGFKSRRALMSCGHAVTPMSLTDWCRRLLDQGESRFVCGQTDCDAEWSFEEVRKMALLTPEEMKEFEKKMFNNSEDVKSCPGCKSRVMRADLNDLSVLCSVCTADKKKVYRFCCQCLREWKGPFPRSDCCENDGCMNQILETLRKCPEIIFEDVVGVTGCPSFRACPTCGQLLEHDKTQCKNIICPRCKVEFCFVCLKVTAECLESSEHYEPCSSGVAPRQTSIPVWKRK from the exons ATGGGCTCAggacagacaaaaaacaaacctgatgCTACCAATCTAAAGATTGATTTAACATCCGAggagaagaagacgaagaaggAGATGGAGAAGGAGACGGAGAAGGAGACGGAGAAGTGTTATGATCCTGAAGACTCAACACTTAGATTTGTTGATCGGGAGGATGAAATGGATT TTTTGTACATTGGCTTCAAGTCTCGCAGAGCGCTGATGTCATGTGGTCATGCTGTCACTCCGATGTCTCTCACCGACTGGTGTCGCAGATTGTTGGATCAG GGTGAGAGCAGATTTGTCTGTGGTCAAACTGACTGTGATGCTGAATGGTCCTTCGAGGAGGTTCGTAAAATGGCTCTTCTGACCCCTGAAGAAATGAAggagtttgaaaagaaaatgtttaacaACTCTGAGGATGTCAAATCA TGTCCTGGCTGCAAGTCTCGTGTGATGAGAGCTGACCTGAATGATCTGAGTGTCCTCTGCTCAGTTTGCACAGCTGACAAAAAGAAGGTCTACAGATTCTGCTGTCAGTGCTTGAGGGAATGGAAAGGTCCATTTCCACGTTCAGACTGCTGTGAAAATGATGGCTGCATGAATCAGATACTTGAAACACTGAGAAAGTGTCCAGAGATCATCTTTGAGGATGTGGTGGGCGTCACTGGTTGTCCCTCCTTCCGTGCCTGTCCCACCTGTGGCCAACTGCTGGAGCATGACAAAACTCAGTGTAAAAACATCATCTGTCCCCGATGTAAGGTGGAGTtctgctttgtgtgtctgaagGTCACCGCTGAATGTTTGGAGTCTAGTGAACATTACGAGCCTTGCTCCAGTGGTGTCGCCCCCAGACAAACCTCTATACCTGTGTGGAAGAGGAAATAA